Proteins found in one Hirundo rustica isolate bHirRus1 chromosome Z, bHirRus1.pri.v3, whole genome shotgun sequence genomic segment:
- the SLC46A2 gene encoding thymic stromal cotransporter homolog produces MVGIMAMRTWIEPVVAGSQVASAFYDTALLLIVKNYYNQTNSTAPSHILEDAQQKAVSNFYIIYNLVLGLSPLVSAYGLSKLGDRIHRKIPICFPLLGYLGSKTLLLFLILLGWPVEVMYGAAAFNGLTGGFTTLWAGIMALGSLGSSESKRSLRLIIIELVYGLAGFLGSMASGYLFVGFSDHYREGTVLVSCSIACYAFCLLYSIFVLTVPKPAASCPAKAKSAEELGGQLPEAAVARSSQPSEGSISSPVSPSKLIIVLLFVAAILYDLAVVGAMNILPLFLLREPLSWNAVEIGHGNAAGYVIFITSFLGVLVFSRYLRDITMIMIGVASFSAGILIMAFVQWTFLFYIARAVMLFALIPLPTIRSMLSKHVEGSSYGKVFVLLQLSLVTTGVVTSTVYNKIYQNTLDWYSGFCFILSFLVGCLSLLPLSFVAIKQRSTTGSLEILTE; encoded by the exons ATGGTAGGAATAATGGCAATGAGGACGTGGATTGAGCCAGTGGTTGCGGGTTCCCAAGTGGCCAGTGCCTTCTAcgacacagcactgctgctgatAGTGAAGAACTACTACAACCAGACCAACAGCACTGCTCCCTCCCACATCCTGGAAGATGCTCAGCAGAAGGCTGTATCTAATTTTTATATCATCTACAACCTAGTTCTGGGCCTGAGCCCACTGGTGTCAGCCTATGGCTTGTCCAAGCTGGGGGACAGGATACATCGGAAGATCCCCATCTGCTTCCCTCTTCTTGGTTATTTGGGCTCCAAAactctcctgctcttcctgatTCTGCTCGGCTGGCCAGTGGAGGTGATGTATGGGGCTGCTGCCTTCAATGGGCTGACAGGAGGCTTCACCACGCTTTGGGCAGGCATCATGGCTCTGGGATCCCTGGGGTCCTCTGAAAGCAAGAGATCTCTGCGGCTCATCATTATTGAACTGGTGTATGGCCTCGCTGGCTTTCTGGGAAGCATGGCATCTGGCTACCTCTTTGTTGGCTTCAGTGACCACTATCGAGAAGGCACCGTGCTGGTGAGCTGCAGCATTGCTTGCTATGCCTTCTGTCTCCTCTACAGCATTTTTGTCCTCACAGTCCCCAAGCCTGCTGCTTCTTGCCCAGCCAAAGCCAAGagtgcagaggagctgggtggTCAGCTACCAGAAGCAGCAGTAGCAAGGAGTTCCCAACCTTCAGAGGGCAGCATCTCCAGTCCAGTATCACCCTCGAAACTCATCATCGTCCTGCTGTTTGTGGCAGCAATCCTCTATGACCTTGCTGTGGTCGGTGCAATGAACATACTCCCACTGTTCTTGCTCAGGGAACCTTTAAGTTGGAATGCCGTGGAGATTGGCCACGGCAATGCTGCTGGGTACGTGATCTTCATTACCAGTTTCCTAGGGGTACTTGTGTTCTCCAGATACCTGAGGGATATTACCATGATCATGATTGGAGTAGCATCGTTCAGTGCTGGCATCCTCATCATGGCCTTCGTGCAGTGGACGTTCCTGTTCTACATTG CACGGGCAGTGATGCTGTTTGCCCTCATCCCCTTACCAACCATTAGGTCTATGTTGTCCAAGCATGTTGAAGGATCATCCTATG GTAAGGTGtttgtcctgctgcagctgtctTTAGTCACCACAGGAGTAGTGACATCTACAGTCTACAACAAGATCTATCAAAACACACTGGACTGGTACAGTGGCTTCTGcttcattttgtcttttctaGTTGGCTGCCTGAGTCTCCTCCCTTTAAG CTTTGTGGCCATCAAACAACGGTCAACCACTGGCTCCCTTGAGATTCTGACTGAGTAA